The following coding sequences lie in one Lolium perenne isolate Kyuss_39 chromosome 2, Kyuss_2.0, whole genome shotgun sequence genomic window:
- the LOC139836207 gene encoding uncharacterized protein isoform X1, translated as MHTCCFLWCSHLTVLLSNIFFHNYLAAAFKELINKVMEWKGQGNTASHNSYRKAKLLKFFSTYNTTNDIFVFLRLVVAVQICSHSSQYGNLIPGLGEDYSLKDWCFQNVTLPREFTDHVMMMALATALEVPLRLERLYGGGSAEDNIYTGPGAVRVTLLYTGNHYDIIYPCAPPAESSSRQDSQRESPAG; from the exons ATGCACACATGCTGCTTCTTATGGTGTAGCCACCTCACTGTTCTGTTATCAAATATTTTCTTCCATAACTACCTTGCCGCA GCATTTAAGGAGCTGATAAATAAAGTAATGGAATGGAAGGGACAAGGCAACACAGCATCACATAACAG CTATCGTAAAGCGAAACTTCTCAAGTTTTTCAGCACCTACAATACAACAAACGACA TTTTTGTTTTCCTCAGATTAGTAGTAGCTGTCCAGATATGCTCGCACAGCAGCCAGTATGGAAATCTTATTCCTGGGCTCGGAGAAGATTACAGTCTGAAAGAT TGGTGCTTCCAGAACGTCACCTTACCTCGTGAGTTTACGGACCATGTTATGATGATGGCCTTGGCCACAGCGCTTGAGGTACCCCTCAGACTGGAGCGACTCTATGGAGGAGGGTCTGCTGAAGATAATATCTACACTGGTCCTGGAGCTGTGAGAGTGACCTTGCTGTACACGGGTAATCACTACGACATCATCTACCCATGCGCTCCTCCTGCTGAGAGTTCAAGTCGACAGGATTCCCAGAGGGAAAGCCCTGCTGGTTAG
- the LOC139836207 gene encoding uncharacterized protein isoform X2 yields the protein MEWKGQGNTASHNSYRKAKLLKFFSTYNTTNDIFVFLRLVVAVQICSHSSQYGNLIPGLGEDYSLKDWCFQNVTLPREFTDHVMMMALATALEVPLRLERLYGGGSAEDNIYTGPGAVRVTLLYTGNHYDIIYPCAPPAESSSRQDSQRESPAG from the exons ATGGAATGGAAGGGACAAGGCAACACAGCATCACATAACAG CTATCGTAAAGCGAAACTTCTCAAGTTTTTCAGCACCTACAATACAACAAACGACA TTTTTGTTTTCCTCAGATTAGTAGTAGCTGTCCAGATATGCTCGCACAGCAGCCAGTATGGAAATCTTATTCCTGGGCTCGGAGAAGATTACAGTCTGAAAGAT TGGTGCTTCCAGAACGTCACCTTACCTCGTGAGTTTACGGACCATGTTATGATGATGGCCTTGGCCACAGCGCTTGAGGTACCCCTCAGACTGGAGCGACTCTATGGAGGAGGGTCTGCTGAAGATAATATCTACACTGGTCCTGGAGCTGTGAGAGTGACCTTGCTGTACACGGGTAATCACTACGACATCATCTACCCATGCGCTCCTCCTGCTGAGAGTTCAAGTCGACAGGATTCCCAGAGGGAAAGCCCTGCTGGTTAG
- the LOC127337221 gene encoding uncharacterized protein, translating into MESGSGIDHFQEPVHGHEHSNAANGAPSAAAAEGGGDASSPPPLPAAPVDRPQESAPEQAGGGGRGTHGSSSVAVGANLKAKGPGDIPPGPSSPDRAGPSGAGTSSPESLDSKELFEVFAQLVRDAGAEKKRWTKKTPDEEQVKSARPKKGLWSKLKNLFTRRKKIVDREGRQIYSERVGRQIVDREARLIYLEHVGHQTLPITEVGNRYRATEDMPICVDLDAYSRIRPVLGDGECFYRSFVFSYLEQVLDREDTDEEHRLLDTIERLSTEHTNLGWDSEFCRSQEEMHNCLTVVACHHSFTHCWHKLKFEVYCKVNNRILTAMKP; encoded by the exons ATGGAATCCGGTTCAGGAATCGACCACTTCCAAGAACCGGTCCATGGGCACGAGCACTCCAACGCCGCCAATGGGGCCCCGAGCGCTGCGGCAGCCGAAGGCGGCGGCGATGCCTCCTCGCCGCCACCTCTCCCTGCAGCCCCCGTCGACCGTCCCCAAGAAAGTGCCCCTGAGCAGGCCGGCGGCGGAGGCCGCGGCACCCATGGATCGAGCTCCGTCGCGGTGGGGGCCAACCTGAAGGCCAAGGGCCCCGGCGACATTCCTCCCGGTCCAAGCTCCCCCGACCGCGCCGGGCCATCCGGGGCCGGGACGTCGAGCCCCGAGTCCCTCGACTCCAAGGAACTGTTCGAAGTCTTCGCACAGTTGGTACGAGATGCCGGGGCCGAGAAGAAGAGGTGGACGAAGAAGACACCGGACGAGGAACAG GTGAAATCGGCGCGCCCCAAGAAGGGGCTCTGGAGCAAGCTTAAGAACCTCTTCACCCGCAGGAAAAAG ATTGTAGATAGAGAAGGAAGGCAAATATATTCGGAACGTGTGGGTCGCCAG ATTGTAGATAGAGAAGCAAGGCTAATATATCTGGAACATGTGGGTCACCAG ACACTTCCTATCACTGAAGTTGGTAATCGTTATCGCGCTACCGAAGATATGCCTATTTGTGTGGATCTTGATGCCTATTCCAGAATTAGACCAGTGCTTGGAGATGGAGAGTGTTTCTACCGGAGCTTCGTATTTTCCTACCTT GAGCAAGTTCTTGATAGGGAGGACACAGATGAGGAACACCGTCTCCTTGATACCATTGAAAGACTGTCTACGGAACATACAAATCTTGGATGGGACTCTGAGTTTTGCAGGAGCCAGGAA GAGATGCACAACTGCTTAACAGTAGTGGCATGCCATCACAGTTTTACACACTGTTGGCATAAACTCAAATTCGAAGTTTACTGTAAAGTTAACAACCGAATTCTAACAGCAATGAAACCTTAA